One Maribacter sp. HTCC2170 genomic window, AAAATTATTTTAGCTTCAAACATATACCCTTTGCCATTGGTGATCAATAATATGTCATCTTCTTTTTTTCGTAAAACTTTAATAATGTGATTGCTCTCCTCTGGACTAAAAACAAATTGAGAGGCACTATTGTCCAATCTTGGGTTATAGAATAATTGCATAAACGAGTATTACTGTGGTTTACTGTTTTAATTTATTTTGGGCGTGTTCAATTCCTAATTCAATCCAGTTTTGAAGTTCTTCTTCGGTCTTAAACCCATCTGAAGAAACGTATATAAATTCTTTCAAAGGTCGATTAGTGAAATCCATTGGTCTTACTGAATCCATTTTCAAAATATCTTTCATCTTACCTTCAACTACACGTACCATTAAATCGTTCTTCACAATTCCAACGGTCATTTTTCCTTTATACATAATGGCGAGTCCGCCAAACATTTTCTTTTTGGATAGATAATTAGAAATGCTTTTTTGGAAAACATTCAACGCGGCATCCAAACGTTTTTCTAAATCTTCATCATACGCCATAATCTATTTTTTTAAATTACGTACCTGGCTTTTGCAGTAATCTCCTGGGTAGCGAACATTTTCTTTTTGAATTTATAATAGCCGACAATGCCAATCATAGCAGCATTGTCTGTACAATACTCAAATTTAGGAATATAAGTAGACCAGCCGTAATTCTTTTCTGCGTTTTTCAAAACATTTCTTATTCCTGAATTTGCCGAAACCCCGCCCCCGATGGCAATGCGATTAATTCCAGTTTCTTTCACTGCTTTTTTAAGTTTATCCATCAAAATATTGGTGATTGTGTATTGAATTGATGCGCAAATATCATCAAGGTTCTCTTCAACGAACTTTGGATTCTTCTTTGTCTCTCTTTGGATAAAATAGAGAATACTGGTTTTCAATCCGCTGAAACTAAAATCCAGTTCACCAACCTTTGGTTTAGGAAAAGGAAACCTTTTTGGGTCCCCAAGTTTAGCATGTTTATCTACTAAAGGACCACCGGGATATGGAAGTCCAAGAATTTTGGCACTTTTGTCAAAAGCCTCACCAACTGCATCGTCCAAAGTTTCACCAAGGATTTCCATATCAAAATAATCATTGACTTTAACAATTTGCGTGTGACCTCCACTAATGGTCATTGCTAAAAAAGGGAACTCCGGTTTGTTGCTAGTTTCCTCATCGATATAGTGCGCAAGAATATGGGCTTGCATATGGTTAACCTCAATTAGGGGTATGTGCAGACCTAATGCCAAAGATTTGGCGAACGAGGTACCTACCAACAGCGAACCCATGAGTCCAGGTCCTCTTGTAAAAGCTATGGCTGATAACTGTTTTTTGTCGATATTTGCTTTCAATAAAGCTTGGTGCACGACAGGTACAATATTTTGCTGATGCGCCCTCGAGGCAAGTTCGGGTACAACTCCCCCATATTCCTCATGAATTTTTTGAGTTGCAACCACATTACTAATGACTTTGTCATTGTGCAAAACGGCAGCAGAAGTATCATCACATGATGATTCGATCGCAAGAATATAAATTGTTTCTTTTTCCACTAGGTTTGGAATAAAAATTGGAGTACAAAGGTAAAACATAAAAGCCCTATCAGAAAACTAAGAAAAATACTGGTTAGAATACTTTTGGTAGTGCTGCTTATTTGCGTTCTAGGTACTATTGTCCTCTCAATGCCCTTTGTGCAAACACGCTTTGCAAAATATGCGACCAATTCGATTAATGAAGAATTTGGAACCAATATAAATATTGATGGAATACGAGTTTCATTGATTACGTGGGACACTGCTCTAAAGGGTGTATACGTAGAGGATTATCGGAAAGATACTTTGTTCTATATTGATGAGTTAAGTACCTCGATACAAAGTGTTAGAAATTTGACCAAAGGCAAGCTTGAGTTTGGGCATATAGATATTGACAAACTCAACTTTAAACTAAAAACCTATAAAGACACAACAACTACAAATCTTGAGGTTTTTATAGATAAGCTAGATGATGGCAAACCCCGAAAACCAGGAACACTACCTTTCTTTTTTTCTTCTTCTGATGTTGAAATCGCTAAAAGTGATTTCAAGTTGATTGATGAAAATAAAGAAAATGTGGAGACACTTAATTTTAAGGATTTAAGAATAAGTGCTAAGGATTTCCTGATATTGGGGCCTGAGGTTTCTACAGCCATTAAAGCGATGTCATTTAAGGATAAGCGTAATATTGAGGTCACAGAGCTTATAGCACAGTTTAAATATACAAAGCAACAAATGCGTTTTGATACTTTGAGTATTAAAACCCCTCAATCCAATTTGAAAGGAAATCTTGTCTTTGATTATGACCGTAAGGATTTTAAACAGTTTTTAGATAAAGTTCAAATAACGGCTGATTTTACAGAGTCATCTGTTGCCTTGGATGAGGTTAACCTGCTCTATGATCAATTCGGAAGCGGAAAAAAGGTGGAATTTTCGACAAAAGTTACGGGAGTTCTAAATGACCTAAACACTGAGGACCTCTTTTTATTGTCTGATAATACGGGTATAAGAGGTGATTTTAATTTTAAGAATCTATTCTCAAAGGGAGCTCCCTTTGTGATGGAGGCTAATATGAAGAATGTAACAAGTAGCTATTATGAGTTGCGGTCCTTAATGCCCAATATTTTGGGTAACTCATTGCCATCGTCATTTAGAAAATTAGGGCAGTTTACAATCAGGGGCACATCGACCGTCACGGAAAGTTCAGTTAATACTAAAATGAATTTGAATACTGCAGTTGGTAGTAGCTACGCAGATTTGGAGCTTACAAATTTTAATAATATAGACGATGCCGAGTATAATGGTTTCGTTTCGTTGATAGATTTTGACCTTGGTAGTTTTGTGGACGAGAAAAGTTTGGGCAAGACGACCTTGGATTTTAATGTAGAAGGGAAGGGGTTTGTGAAAGAAAACCTTAATACAGAGGTAATAGGTGAGGTATATTCAGTAAACTTCAATAATTACAATTACAAA contains:
- a CDS encoding TfoX/Sxy family protein yields the protein MAYDEDLEKRLDAALNVFQKSISNYLSKKKMFGGLAIMYKGKMTVGIVKNDLMVRVVEGKMKDILKMDSVRPMDFTNRPLKEFIYVSSDGFKTEEELQNWIELGIEHAQNKLKQ
- the tsaD gene encoding tRNA (adenosine(37)-N6)-threonylcarbamoyltransferase complex transferase subunit TsaD — its product is MFYLCTPIFIPNLVEKETIYILAIESSCDDTSAAVLHNDKVISNVVATQKIHEEYGGVVPELASRAHQQNIVPVVHQALLKANIDKKQLSAIAFTRGPGLMGSLLVGTSFAKSLALGLHIPLIEVNHMQAHILAHYIDEETSNKPEFPFLAMTISGGHTQIVKVNDYFDMEILGETLDDAVGEAFDKSAKILGLPYPGGPLVDKHAKLGDPKRFPFPKPKVGELDFSFSGLKTSILYFIQRETKKNPKFVEENLDDICASIQYTITNILMDKLKKAVKETGINRIAIGGGVSANSGIRNVLKNAEKNYGWSTYIPKFEYCTDNAAMIGIVGYYKFKKKMFATQEITAKARYVI